The following are encoded together in the Bacillus cereus group sp. RP43 genome:
- a CDS encoding DUF3912 family protein: MNFDIVGQKAYIKDGPHRNRIGTVKKNEKQLETNFAIVIGEQSIDVELKDIVLVGVDVGQFHTWCEQNGYL; encoded by the coding sequence TTGAACTTTGATATTGTAGGACAAAAAGCATATATAAAAGATGGGCCGCATCGGAACAGAATTGGAACTGTAAAGAAAAATGAAAAACAATTAGAAACCAACTTTGCTATTGTAATTGGAGAACAAAGTATTGATGTAGAGCTAAAGGATATCGTGTTAGTTGGAGTAGACGTAGGACAATTTCATACATGGTGCGAGCAGAATGGTTATTTGTGA
- a CDS encoding DUF3966 domain-containing protein → MKRENTNGLGVTVLGLSLYENTALIICFVLYVGSVIVYISRKFSQERELEKSEITAELEMLADESYKKQKIKEDHEAPHH, encoded by the coding sequence ATTAAGCGTGAAAATACGAATGGATTAGGAGTGACTGTGTTGGGGCTAAGTCTCTATGAAAATACTGCACTTATTATATGCTTTGTGTTGTACGTTGGTAGTGTTATTGTTTATATTTCACGGAAATTTTCACAAGAACGAGAGCTTGAAAAATCAGAAATAACAGCTGAACTAGAAATGTTAGCTGATGAAAGTTATAAAAAACAAAAAATAAAAGAAGATCATGAGGCACCCCATCATTGA
- the metH gene encoding methionine synthase, whose protein sequence is MKRIEERLQHEILILDGAMGTMIQQEDLTAEDFGGEEYEGCNEYLVKTRPDVILNIHKVYIEAGADIIETNTFGATNIVLSDYELSHLDEELNERAALLAKQAVKESGKEVYVAGAMGPTTKAISVTGGVTFEELIEAYTRQARGLLRGEVDVLLVETSQDMRNVKAAYLGIQSAFEELNKIVPIMISGTIEPMGTTLAGQTIEAFYLSVEHMKPLSVGLNCATGPEFMREHIRSLSDLSECYISCYPNAGLPDEDGHYHESPASLAEKVKRFAEEGWINIIGGCCGTTPEHISAMKLALASINPREHHKRIGHGISGLEALQYDDSMRPLFVGERTNVIGSRKFKRLVAEGKFEEAAEVARAQVKKNAHIIDICMADPDRDEIEDMERFLAEVTKVLKVPIMIDSTDENVMAKALTYIQGKGVINSINLEDGEERFEKVTPLLRKYGAAIVVGTIDEDGMAVSAERKIEIAKRSYELLTNKYGIRPSDIIFDALVFPVGTGDEEYIGSAAATIEGIRLIKEALPECLTILGVSNISFGLPPAGREVLNSVFLYHATKAGLDYAIVNTEKLERYASIPEEEKRLADALLFETTKETLEEFTNFYRVAKKKDVVVQETLTLDERLANYIVEGTKQGLHEDLSLALTEGRKPLDIINGPLMTGMDEVGRLFNGNELIVAEVLQSAESMKAAVSYLEPHMESSDSAKKGKVLLATVKGDVHDIGKNLVEIILSNNGYEIINLGINVRSDRIVQEVQEKKPDIIGLSGLLVKSAQQMVTTAEDLKAANIDIPIVVGGAALTRKFTDNRISPTYKGLVCYASDAMTGLDIINKLQKEEEREKMKQDKQERHLHIVKQEEKKIEIPAVIEPLPKATVMIPDSTKRVVLRDIPTLHLAPFLNRQMLIGHHLGLKGNVKKLLQEGDERAHELNDLIDELLQEGQSWLRPKAVYQFFPAQSDGQNIIIYDPEDHTSIIERFEFPRQGKAPYRTLGDYIRPIGDEMDYVAFLSVTVGESVRDVAEEWKVKGDYLRSHAIQSLALELAEGLAEKTHMLIRDRWGIPDSPELTMEERFRTKYRGIRVSFGYPACPELADQEKLFRLIHPEEIGITLTEGFMMEPEASVTAMVFSHPEARYFSVL, encoded by the coding sequence ATGAAACGAATAGAAGAGAGATTACAACATGAAATTTTAATATTAGATGGTGCAATGGGAACGATGATCCAGCAAGAAGACTTAACAGCGGAAGATTTTGGAGGAGAAGAATATGAAGGTTGTAATGAATATTTAGTAAAAACAAGACCGGATGTTATTTTAAATATTCATAAAGTCTACATTGAAGCTGGTGCAGATATTATTGAAACGAATACGTTTGGTGCAACAAATATTGTATTAAGTGATTACGAATTGTCTCATTTAGATGAAGAGTTAAACGAAAGGGCAGCGCTTTTGGCGAAGCAAGCGGTTAAAGAAAGTGGGAAAGAAGTATATGTTGCGGGAGCGATGGGACCAACGACGAAAGCGATTAGTGTTACAGGCGGTGTGACTTTTGAAGAGTTAATCGAAGCCTATACAAGGCAAGCGAGAGGATTATTAAGAGGAGAAGTTGATGTATTGCTCGTTGAGACGAGTCAAGATATGCGTAATGTGAAAGCTGCTTACCTTGGAATTCAATCGGCGTTTGAAGAACTAAACAAAATAGTACCTATTATGATTTCCGGAACAATTGAACCGATGGGAACGACTTTAGCGGGTCAAACGATCGAAGCCTTTTATTTATCGGTAGAGCATATGAAGCCATTATCGGTTGGATTAAACTGTGCTACAGGTCCTGAATTTATGAGGGAACATATTCGTTCTCTATCTGATTTATCGGAGTGTTATATTTCTTGTTATCCAAATGCTGGTCTTCCTGATGAAGATGGGCATTATCACGAATCTCCGGCGTCACTTGCTGAAAAAGTAAAACGTTTTGCTGAAGAAGGATGGATTAATATTATTGGTGGTTGTTGTGGCACAACACCAGAACATATAAGTGCAATGAAATTGGCGCTTGCTTCGATTAATCCTCGTGAGCATCATAAACGGATTGGACATGGAATTAGTGGGCTAGAAGCGTTGCAATACGATGATTCTATGAGGCCCCTATTTGTTGGAGAAAGGACGAACGTAATTGGATCACGTAAGTTTAAAAGATTAGTAGCAGAAGGGAAATTTGAAGAGGCTGCTGAAGTGGCAAGAGCACAAGTGAAGAAAAATGCTCATATTATTGATATTTGTATGGCGGACCCAGATCGTGATGAAATAGAAGATATGGAAAGATTTTTGGCGGAAGTTACGAAAGTGTTAAAAGTACCGATTATGATTGATTCAACAGATGAAAATGTTATGGCGAAAGCTCTTACTTATATTCAAGGAAAAGGTGTTATCAATTCTATTAATTTAGAGGATGGAGAAGAACGTTTTGAAAAAGTGACACCCCTTCTTCGGAAATACGGTGCTGCGATAGTTGTAGGGACAATTGATGAAGATGGTATGGCAGTTAGTGCAGAAAGAAAGATAGAGATTGCTAAAAGAAGCTATGAATTACTAACGAATAAGTATGGTATACGCCCATCTGATATTATTTTTGATGCGCTTGTGTTTCCTGTAGGAACAGGTGATGAAGAATATATAGGTTCAGCAGCAGCGACCATAGAAGGAATTCGTCTTATTAAAGAAGCGTTACCAGAGTGTTTAACGATTCTAGGTGTGAGTAATATATCTTTTGGTTTACCACCAGCTGGACGTGAAGTATTAAACTCTGTCTTTTTATACCATGCAACGAAAGCAGGATTAGATTATGCGATTGTTAACACGGAAAAATTAGAACGCTATGCATCAATTCCAGAGGAAGAAAAACGTCTTGCAGATGCATTATTATTTGAAACGACGAAAGAGACATTAGAAGAATTTACAAACTTTTATCGTGTTGCTAAAAAGAAAGATGTTGTTGTACAAGAAACATTAACGCTTGATGAACGATTAGCAAACTATATTGTAGAAGGTACGAAGCAAGGATTACACGAAGATTTAAGTCTCGCACTTACAGAAGGAAGAAAACCGTTAGATATTATTAATGGCCCGCTTATGACAGGAATGGATGAGGTAGGGCGATTATTTAATGGTAATGAGCTTATAGTTGCTGAAGTATTGCAAAGTGCTGAAAGTATGAAAGCTGCCGTAAGTTATTTAGAGCCACATATGGAATCTAGTGATAGTGCGAAAAAGGGGAAAGTATTGTTAGCGACCGTAAAAGGTGACGTACATGATATTGGGAAAAATCTTGTTGAAATTATTTTATCAAATAACGGATATGAAATTATTAATTTAGGAATTAATGTTCGTTCGGATCGAATTGTTCAAGAAGTACAAGAAAAGAAACCTGATATTATTGGTCTTTCTGGTTTGTTAGTAAAATCAGCGCAACAAATGGTAACAACTGCTGAAGATTTAAAAGCGGCAAATATTGATATTCCAATTGTTGTAGGTGGTGCAGCGCTAACGAGGAAATTTACAGATAATCGTATTTCTCCAACTTATAAAGGGCTCGTATGTTATGCAAGTGATGCAATGACAGGTCTTGATATTATTAACAAATTACAAAAAGAAGAAGAACGTGAAAAGATGAAGCAAGATAAACAGGAACGCCATCTTCATATTGTGAAACAAGAGGAGAAAAAAATAGAAATTCCGGCAGTTATTGAGCCGTTGCCAAAAGCAACTGTTATGATACCAGATTCGACGAAACGAGTTGTATTACGGGATATTCCTACCCTTCATCTTGCACCGTTTTTAAATAGACAAATGTTAATTGGACACCATCTTGGATTAAAAGGAAACGTAAAAAAACTCCTGCAAGAAGGAGATGAAAGAGCGCACGAATTAAATGATTTAATAGATGAATTATTACAAGAAGGACAATCTTGGTTACGTCCGAAAGCAGTGTATCAATTTTTCCCAGCCCAAAGTGATGGACAAAATATAATTATATACGACCCGGAAGATCATACAAGTATTATAGAGCGATTTGAATTTCCGAGACAAGGGAAAGCGCCATACCGTACTTTAGGCGATTATATACGCCCTATTGGAGATGAGATGGATTATGTTGCTTTCTTATCTGTTACCGTTGGAGAAAGTGTCCGCGATGTTGCAGAGGAATGGAAGGTGAAGGGGGATTATTTACGCAGTCATGCAATTCAGTCGTTAGCACTTGAATTAGCAGAAGGACTTGCTGAAAAAACACATATGCTTATTCGTGACCGCTGGGGCATTCCAGATTCGCCTGAACTGACGATGGAGGAGCGTTTCCGTACAAAATATAGAGGAATACGTGTGTCATTTGGTTATCCAGCATGTCCAGAACTTGCTGACCAGGAAAAATTGTTTCGCTTAATTCATCCAGAGGAAATAGGTATTACATTAACAGAAGGATTTATGATGGAGCCAGAAGCGTCTGTAACGGCTATGGTATTTTCTCACCCTGAGGCAAGGTATTTTAGTGTACTATAG
- the metC gene encoding cystathionine beta-lyase produces the protein MSYSIDTLLLHNQYKHDAQTGAVNVPIYNTSTFHQFDVDTFGKYDYSRSGNPTREALEDIIALLEGGTKGFAFASGIAAISTAFLLLSQGDHVLISEDVYGGTYRIITEVLSRYGVSHTFVDMTNLEAIKQNIKPNTKLFYVETPSNPLLKVTDIREVSKLAKSIGALTFVDNTFLTPLFQKPLDLGADVVLHSATKFIAGHSDVTAGLAVVKDAELAQKLGFLQNAFGAILGPQDCSLVLRGIKTLHVRLEHSAAGANKIAHYLQEHSKVQNVYYPGLQSHLGYDIQQSQATSAGAVLSFTLQSEDALRQFLSKVKLPVFAVSLGAVESILSYPAKMSHAALSQEARDERGISNSLLRLSVGLENVNDLISDFENALSYVEEPVNA, from the coding sequence ATGAGTTATTCTATAGATACACTCTTACTACACAACCAATATAAACACGATGCACAAACAGGAGCTGTTAACGTTCCCATTTATAACACATCAACATTTCACCAGTTTGATGTAGATACTTTTGGCAAATACGACTATAGCCGATCTGGAAATCCAACTCGTGAAGCTCTGGAAGATATCATTGCTTTATTAGAAGGCGGAACAAAAGGGTTCGCCTTTGCATCAGGCATTGCAGCGATTTCTACTGCTTTTCTCCTTCTTTCACAAGGCGATCACGTACTCATTTCAGAAGACGTATACGGAGGCACTTACCGGATTATAACTGAAGTTCTCTCTCGTTACGGTGTTTCACATACATTTGTTGATATGACCAATTTAGAAGCAATAAAACAAAATATCAAACCGAATACGAAGCTCTTTTATGTAGAAACACCATCTAACCCACTTTTAAAAGTAACAGATATTCGCGAGGTTTCTAAACTCGCAAAATCTATTGGTGCTCTTACATTTGTTGATAATACATTTTTGACCCCATTATTCCAGAAGCCGCTTGATCTTGGCGCCGATGTCGTTCTTCATAGTGCCACAAAATTTATTGCTGGCCATAGTGATGTTACTGCCGGATTAGCGGTCGTAAAAGATGCCGAACTCGCTCAAAAACTTGGATTTTTACAAAATGCATTTGGCGCTATTTTAGGACCTCAAGACTGTTCTCTCGTGCTTCGCGGTATTAAAACATTGCATGTACGTCTCGAACATTCAGCTGCAGGTGCCAATAAAATTGCACATTATTTACAAGAGCACTCTAAAGTCCAAAATGTCTATTATCCTGGATTACAATCACATCTTGGCTATGATATTCAACAATCTCAAGCAACATCGGCCGGAGCTGTCCTATCTTTTACTTTACAGTCAGAAGATGCACTCCGCCAATTTTTATCGAAAGTTAAACTACCCGTTTTTGCGGTTAGTCTAGGGGCTGTTGAATCTATTCTTTCCTATCCAGCAAAAATGTCCCATGCAGCTTTATCACAGGAGGCACGTGACGAAAGAGGCATTTCTAATTCATTGCTTCGTTTATCAGTCGGTCTTGAAAATGTTAACGATCTAATATCCGATTTTGAAAATGCTCTTTCTTACGTAGAAGAACCTGTAAATGCATAG
- a CDS encoding nucleoside 2-deoxyribosyltransferase produces the protein MKFYIASGFQNKHLVRFISSQLKEVGWHHTYDWTKNERATNREQLQKIGEEEQKAIREADVFLLILDGGNGSHTEFGMAIALEKKVYIYHEGNPLQTTFYHLPEINIFEGDAAEFASYVMKHME, from the coding sequence ATGAAATTTTATATTGCTTCAGGATTTCAAAATAAGCATCTTGTACGTTTCATATCAAGCCAGTTGAAAGAAGTAGGATGGCATCATACATATGATTGGACGAAAAATGAAAGAGCAACTAATAGAGAACAATTGCAAAAAATTGGTGAGGAAGAACAAAAAGCGATCCGAGAAGCGGATGTCTTTTTACTTATATTAGATGGCGGAAATGGAAGTCATACAGAGTTTGGAATGGCGATTGCGCTAGAGAAAAAGGTATATATTTATCATGAAGGAAACCCACTGCAAACAACGTTTTATCATTTACCAGAGATAAATATTTTTGAAGGAGATGCAGCTGAGTTCGCATCTTATGTTATGAAGCATATGGAATAA
- a CDS encoding bifunctional homocysteine S-methyltransferase/methylenetetrahydrofolate reductase — MKLLDLLSKGIVIGDGAVGTLLHSHGLQSSFEELNLSDPDLIISIHKQYVAAGADVIQTNTYGANEAKLRMYGLENQVVQINRAAVNIAKASVTERNAILGTIGGMKHIGAVTTTDIEREFMLLEQAGALLEEQVDGLLLETFYDEFELLHAVKVLRKQTNIPIVAQLALHEAGTTQNGNDVNEILKQLLDYGANVVGLNCQLGPLHMTEAFKMISIPQDGYLSAYPNAGLPNYVEGRYVYEGSPAYFEEMTPKFIEQGIRLLGGCCGTTPEHIESMKRAIANIAPVIVKETVPRPKVVHTQEKRSRAHVTLAEKAKKQTTVVVELDPPKTLDTQRFFEGARALKRAGADTITLADNSLASPRVSNMAMGALLTKHDIPVLTHLTCRDHNVIGLQSHLLGLSALGMEEVLALTGDPARVGDFPGATSVYDLSSIELIKMIKEMNDGRSILGKSIGPATRFSVGGAFNPHVRHLKAAVKRMERKIDAGAEYFLTQPIYDVALIKEVYEATKHLEQPIFIGIMPLVSKRNADFLHFEVPGITLPEEIRQRMDGHETKEAAIEEGIRISQELIDAAMKYFNGIYLITPFLKYEITEHLVKYVREKQEVKEGIN; from the coding sequence GTGAAATTACTAGATTTATTATCAAAAGGAATTGTAATAGGTGATGGTGCGGTTGGAACGTTATTACATTCGCATGGTTTACAAAGTAGTTTTGAAGAATTGAATTTGTCTGATCCAGACTTAATTATATCGATTCATAAACAATATGTAGCTGCTGGAGCGGATGTTATTCAAACGAATACGTATGGGGCAAATGAAGCGAAATTACGTATGTATGGATTAGAAAATCAAGTTGTCCAAATTAATAGAGCGGCAGTGAATATTGCGAAAGCATCAGTAACAGAGCGGAATGCAATTTTAGGGACAATTGGAGGTATGAAACATATTGGTGCTGTTACAACGACTGATATAGAGCGAGAATTTATGTTACTTGAGCAGGCAGGTGCTCTACTAGAAGAACAGGTTGATGGATTATTATTAGAAACTTTTTATGATGAATTTGAATTATTACATGCCGTTAAAGTATTGCGTAAACAAACGAATATTCCGATTGTTGCTCAGTTAGCGTTGCATGAGGCAGGTACGACTCAAAATGGGAATGATGTCAATGAAATATTAAAACAGCTTTTAGATTACGGTGCAAATGTTGTTGGATTGAACTGTCAACTAGGACCACTTCATATGACGGAAGCTTTTAAAATGATATCGATTCCTCAAGATGGCTACTTGTCAGCATATCCAAATGCAGGTCTCCCGAATTATGTGGAAGGGCGTTACGTATATGAGGGAAGTCCAGCGTATTTTGAAGAAATGACACCGAAATTTATTGAGCAAGGTATTCGGTTATTGGGTGGTTGTTGTGGTACAACACCAGAACATATTGAAAGTATGAAGCGTGCTATTGCAAATATTGCACCTGTAATAGTAAAGGAGACGGTTCCACGGCCTAAAGTGGTCCATACACAGGAGAAGCGTTCGAGAGCTCATGTCACTCTCGCAGAAAAGGCAAAGAAACAAACGACAGTTGTAGTGGAATTAGATCCACCGAAAACGTTAGACACGCAGCGGTTTTTTGAAGGGGCAAGAGCACTGAAAAGGGCTGGAGCGGATACTATTACTCTAGCAGATAATTCATTAGCATCTCCTCGCGTTTCGAATATGGCTATGGGTGCATTATTAACGAAGCATGATATTCCAGTATTGACGCACTTAACATGTAGAGACCATAACGTTATTGGACTACAGTCTCACTTGCTTGGATTATCAGCATTAGGTATGGAGGAAGTGCTAGCTTTAACTGGTGATCCAGCGCGCGTTGGTGATTTTCCAGGTGCAACTTCTGTATATGATTTGTCATCTATAGAGCTAATTAAAATGATTAAAGAGATGAACGACGGTCGCTCTATTTTAGGGAAATCAATTGGTCCAGCAACAAGGTTTTCTGTCGGAGGGGCATTCAATCCTCATGTAAGGCATTTAAAAGCAGCGGTAAAACGAATGGAACGAAAAATAGATGCTGGAGCAGAATATTTCTTAACTCAGCCGATTTATGATGTAGCTTTAATTAAAGAAGTATATGAAGCGACAAAGCATTTGGAACAACCAATCTTTATTGGAATTATGCCGTTAGTAAGTAAGCGGAATGCAGATTTTCTTCATTTTGAAGTGCCGGGTATTACTCTTCCAGAAGAGATAAGGCAAAGAATGGATGGACATGAAACGAAAGAGGCTGCTATCGAGGAAGGAATTCGTATTTCACAAGAGTTGATCGATGCGGCAATGAAATATTTTAACGGTATTTATCTTATTACGCCGTTTTTAAAATATGAAATTACAGAACATCTCGTGAAATATGTGAGAGAAAAGCAAGAAGTGAAAGAAGGTATTAATTGA
- a CDS encoding undecaprenyldiphospho-muramoylpentapeptide beta-N-acetylglucosaminyltransferase: MKKIVFTGGGSAGHVTPNLAIIPHLQKQNWDISYIGSHQGIEKTIIEKEGIPYYSIASGKLRRYFDLKNIKDPFLVMKGVMDAYVTIRKLKPDVIFSKGGFVSVPVVIGGWLNRVPVLLHESDMTPGLANKIALRFASKIFVTFEEAAKHLPKEKVVYTGSPVREEVLGGNLEKGLKFLGFSRKKSVITVMGGSLGAKKINETVRSALPDLLKNYQIVHLCGKGNLDESLQNKEGYRQFEYVHGELPDILAATDFVISRAGSNAIFEFLTIQKPMVLIPLSKFASRGDQILNAESFKRQGYASVLYEEDVTVNSLIKHIEELSNNNETYKTALKKYNGKEAIKTIIQHISET, encoded by the coding sequence ATGAAAAAAATAGTCTTTACAGGTGGCGGTTCGGCCGGCCATGTAACACCTAATTTAGCAATTATTCCACATTTACAAAAACAGAACTGGGATATCTCTTATATTGGTTCTCATCAAGGGATTGAGAAAACGATTATAGAAAAAGAAGGAATCCCGTACTATAGTATTGCAAGCGGGAAGCTACGTCGTTATTTTGATTTGAAAAATATAAAAGATCCTTTTCTCGTGATGAAGGGTGTTATGGATGCGTACGTAACAATTCGTAAACTAAAACCGGATGTTATTTTTTCAAAAGGTGGTTTCGTATCTGTACCAGTCGTAATTGGAGGATGGTTAAATAGGGTGCCAGTTTTGTTACATGAATCAGATATGACACCTGGACTAGCAAATAAAATTGCGCTCCGTTTTGCCTCGAAAATATTTGTTACATTTGAAGAAGCTGCGAAGCATTTACCGAAAGAGAAAGTAGTATATACAGGATCACCAGTACGTGAAGAAGTACTAGGAGGAAATCTTGAAAAAGGTTTAAAGTTTCTAGGGTTTTCCCGTAAGAAATCAGTTATTACTGTTATGGGAGGAAGTTTAGGAGCAAAGAAAATTAATGAAACGGTTCGATCGGCACTTCCAGATCTTCTGAAAAATTATCAAATTGTGCATCTTTGCGGAAAAGGAAATCTTGATGAATCCTTACAAAATAAAGAAGGATATAGACAATTTGAATATGTACATGGAGAGTTGCCCGATATATTAGCAGCAACAGATTTTGTTATTTCACGTGCGGGATCCAACGCGATTTTTGAATTTTTAACAATACAAAAGCCGATGGTTTTAATTCCGTTATCGAAATTTGCAAGCCGTGGAGATCAAATTTTAAATGCTGAATCCTTTAAAAGACAAGGGTATGCATCGGTATTATATGAAGAGGATGTAACGGTGAACTCTCTTATAAAGCATATAGAAGAGCTATCTAATAATAATGAAACGTATAAAACAGCATTAAAAAAATATAATGGAAAAGAAGCGATTAAAACTATCATTCAACATATTTCAGAGACATGA
- the metI gene encoding cystathionine gamma-synthase/O-acetylhomoserine thiolyase, with the protein MSTIETKLAQIGNRSETTTGTVNPPVYFSTAYRHEGLGKSTGFDYSRTGNPTRGLLEQAIADLEYGEQGYACSSGMAAVLLVLSLFRSGDELIVSEDLYGGTYRLFSEHEKKWNVRCRYVNTQSIKQIEQAITTETKAIFIETPTNPLMQVTDIATVTSVAKRHGLLLIVDNTFYTPYIQQPLTEGADIVLHSATKYLGGHNDVLSGLVVAKGKELCEEIAHYHNASGAVLSPFDSWLLIRGMKTLALRMRQHEENAKAIVAYLNDEDGVTDVFYPGRGGMISFRLQDETWINPFLQSLSLITFAESLGGVESLMTYPATQTHADIPEEIRTANGVCNRLLRFSVGIENSNDLIQDLNQAIKLVKEGVRI; encoded by the coding sequence ATGTCAACTATCGAAACAAAACTAGCACAAATCGGAAATCGTAGCGAAACTACAACAGGAACTGTTAATCCACCCGTTTATTTCTCAACCGCTTATCGTCACGAAGGACTTGGTAAATCTACCGGCTTTGACTATTCACGAACTGGAAATCCAACTCGTGGTCTTTTAGAACAGGCAATCGCAGACTTAGAATATGGCGAACAAGGTTATGCCTGCAGTTCAGGAATGGCAGCTGTTCTCCTTGTCCTTTCGTTATTCCGTTCTGGGGATGAACTTATTGTATCTGAAGATTTATATGGAGGAACGTATCGATTATTTTCTGAACATGAAAAAAAGTGGAATGTTCGATGTAGATACGTAAATACACAATCTATTAAACAAATTGAGCAAGCTATCACAACTGAAACGAAGGCTATTTTCATAGAAACTCCGACTAATCCATTAATGCAAGTTACTGATATTGCCACTGTCACAAGTGTAGCGAAAAGACACGGACTACTTCTTATTGTAGATAACACATTCTACACTCCTTATATACAGCAACCATTAACAGAAGGTGCCGACATCGTACTTCATAGTGCAACGAAATATTTAGGTGGGCATAACGATGTACTAAGCGGACTTGTCGTTGCAAAAGGAAAGGAACTTTGTGAAGAAATCGCTCATTATCATAATGCCTCCGGTGCTGTCTTAAGCCCATTTGATTCATGGCTATTAATTCGTGGTATGAAAACTTTAGCGCTTCGCATGAGACAACATGAAGAAAATGCGAAAGCAATTGTTGCTTATTTAAATGATGAAGACGGTGTGACAGATGTATTTTATCCAGGAAGAGGCGGTATGATTTCGTTTCGTCTTCAAGATGAAACATGGATTAATCCATTCTTACAATCTTTATCCTTAATCACATTTGCTGAAAGTCTTGGTGGTGTAGAGAGTTTAATGACTTATCCAGCAACGCAAACGCATGCTGATATTCCAGAAGAAATCAGAACGGCAAACGGTGTATGTAATCGTCTTCTTCGATTCTCCGTCGGCATTGAAAACAGTAATGATTTAATTCAAGACTTAAATCAAGCCATTAAACTTGTAAAAGAAGGTGTGAGAATATGA